A section of the Harmonia axyridis chromosome 2, icHarAxyr1.1, whole genome shotgun sequence genome encodes:
- the LOC123672544 gene encoding hypoxia-inducible factor 1-alpha inhibitor-like isoform X2, with product MEQNMGAALNTVYFSKSHKFKYFDENKMLGRSNPKGVQFTPPIRKEDMLIGDFIRTMRDWKQGEERLYMQQSLTSAVGTNIVQDFVNFNWKWISSKQKLHKWGKLTSNLLYVSQEGNVTPCHYDEQENFFAQVLGYKRCILFPPDQFQCMYPHPVHHPHDRQSMVDMDKPDHVRFPKFKEAKGVEAVIGPGEVLYIPIYWWHHVESLMRMGPTITVNFWYKAGPTVIQYPLKDHQKVSIMRNIEKMVLEVLRDPNEVGPLLRNVVLGRFED from the exons atggaacaaaatatggGCGCAGCCCTGAACACAGTATACTTTTCAAAATCGcacaaattcaaatatttcgatgagAATAAAATGTTAGGTCGATCTAATCCGAAAGGTGTACAATTTACACCACCTATAAGAAAAGAAGATATGCTTATTGGGGATTTTATAAGGACAATGAGAGATTGGAAGCAAGGGGAGGAAAG ACTTTACATGCAACAGTCCTTAACTTCAGCTGTTGGTACCAATATAGTCCAAGATTTTGTGAATTTCAATTGGAAATGGATTAGTTCCAAACAAAAACTTCATAAGTGGGGTAAACTCACTTCCAATTTACTATATGTGTCTCAAGAAGGCAATGTAACACCATGTCACTATGATGAGCAAGAAAACTTTTTCGCACAAGTATTGGGCTACAAGAGGTGTATATTGTTTCCCCCCGATCAATTTCAGTGTATGTATCCTCACCCTGTGCATCATCCACATGATAGACAAAGCATG gtggACATGGATAAACCTGATCATGTTAGATTCCCAAAATTCAAGGAAGCAAAAGGAGTAGAAGCTGTAATAGGACCTGGAGAGGTTCTTTATATTCCAATTTATTGGTGGCATCATGTTGAATCCTTGATGAGAATGGGGCCAACAATCACAGTAAATTTCTGGTATAAG GCTGGACCAACTGTTATTCAGTACCCTCTTAAGGATCATCAAAAAGTGTCTattatgagaaatattgagaaaatgGTTTTAGAAGTCCTAAGAGATCCAAATGAAGTTGGACCTCTTCTGCGAAATGTTGTGTTAGGTCGGTTTGAGGATTAG
- the LOC123672544 gene encoding hypoxia-inducible factor 1-alpha inhibitor-like isoform X1, whose translation MASTSNEEKKPWDSSNLRKYCLNFGEVPRFHFDDPRVDECIRSNKPVIILGTNLVKPAVEKWNLGYMEQNMGAALNTVYFSKSHKFKYFDENKMLGRSNPKGVQFTPPIRKEDMLIGDFIRTMRDWKQGEERLYMQQSLTSAVGTNIVQDFVNFNWKWISSKQKLHKWGKLTSNLLYVSQEGNVTPCHYDEQENFFAQVLGYKRCILFPPDQFQCMYPHPVHHPHDRQSMVDMDKPDHVRFPKFKEAKGVEAVIGPGEVLYIPIYWWHHVESLMRMGPTITVNFWYKAGPTVIQYPLKDHQKVSIMRNIEKMVLEVLRDPNEVGPLLRNVVLGRFED comes from the exons atggctaGTACGTCGAATGAAGAGAAAAAACCCTGGGATTCCAGCAATTTGAGAAAGTATTGTTTGAATTTCGGAGAAGTGCCTAGATTTCATTTCGATGATCCACGAGTAGACGAATGTATACGATCAAAT AAACCAGTGATAATATTAGGAACAAACCTTGTGAAGCCAGCTGTAGAAAAATGGAATTTAGGatatatggaacaaaatatggGCGCAGCCCTGAACACAGTATACTTTTCAAAATCGcacaaattcaaatatttcgatgagAATAAAATGTTAGGTCGATCTAATCCGAAAGGTGTACAATTTACACCACCTATAAGAAAAGAAGATATGCTTATTGGGGATTTTATAAGGACAATGAGAGATTGGAAGCAAGGGGAGGAAAG ACTTTACATGCAACAGTCCTTAACTTCAGCTGTTGGTACCAATATAGTCCAAGATTTTGTGAATTTCAATTGGAAATGGATTAGTTCCAAACAAAAACTTCATAAGTGGGGTAAACTCACTTCCAATTTACTATATGTGTCTCAAGAAGGCAATGTAACACCATGTCACTATGATGAGCAAGAAAACTTTTTCGCACAAGTATTGGGCTACAAGAGGTGTATATTGTTTCCCCCCGATCAATTTCAGTGTATGTATCCTCACCCTGTGCATCATCCACATGATAGACAAAGCATG gtggACATGGATAAACCTGATCATGTTAGATTCCCAAAATTCAAGGAAGCAAAAGGAGTAGAAGCTGTAATAGGACCTGGAGAGGTTCTTTATATTCCAATTTATTGGTGGCATCATGTTGAATCCTTGATGAGAATGGGGCCAACAATCACAGTAAATTTCTGGTATAAG GCTGGACCAACTGTTATTCAGTACCCTCTTAAGGATCATCAAAAAGTGTCTattatgagaaatattgagaaaatgGTTTTAGAAGTCCTAAGAGATCCAAATGAAGTTGGACCTCTTCTGCGAAATGTTGTGTTAGGTCGGTTTGAGGATTAG
- the LOC123672542 gene encoding zinc finger protein 260-like, with product MASTVDLSRYGDLCRLCATKTTLVLGIHIFENEGSLREVRKKIECCLPLQIHQTDALPKMICETCLYKVEVLFEFRERVVRTEKLLHDLVKELDNEKLQQEGALNVMSMDPNGLIMIPEHHLIGHQIQNVQMDLSQLNQRNTLVVNHGLILTQSHQSDVDLDPGSQSLASLDLNHHDFTSQDLSNHSLQAQEAMLLNSANTHDLHDAQFTEENLDIIHQQNILHQQNQILHDQYRLPHELEVDNLTLEELSHSDAVHQMQTENKGISHQLSYSQTSNIQVACDSQTSNIHVACDSSSNDNIKMESHSHHEDSNNADNHLLIDNDRLRNNEDKIYLLQEHNDLLDRINANTAENIFCSVCGSEFSSKESFEEHYTSHFNKCPVCYIVFTSEEILNVHIKQSHETPTNKVQESLPPEEIKPIRTRLKRALKPANGASESSDENNDDDDDGDDIDAGRLNQAEEVKNEIKDETKPNDGGNNKPQQRKKWTPKVCKECGKVYTTNYKLNEHMRKHTGEKPYKCGSCEKSFRSKIGLAQHEAKHTGQYEFSCPTCGKGFQCRSYLMVHQRVHSDIKPWPCSTCGANFKTKQSLLDHTNRHLGVKPFICDVCGRGFITKGLCKAHQKIHNGLDNRKYSCKICNKMFVSKSYLQTHLKIHTGEKPYSCEVCNKGFLTRVDLKIHSTLHTGEKAYVCEICGKAFARRDALRCHRRSHTGERPYSCDICGQTFTQFTPMAIHKRLHTGERPYTCEVCKKTFVSKSTMMSHAKKHVT from the exons ATGGCCTCCACTGTAGATTTATCAAGATACGGAGATTTATGTCGATTATGTGCCACTAAGACAACTCTAGTTTTAGGAatacatattttcgaaaatgaaggtTCTCTTAGAGaagttagaaaaaaaattgaatgctgTCTTCCACTCCAG ATACACCAAACGGATGCTTTGCCTAAAATGATATGCGAAACATGCCTTTACAAAGTAGAAGTACTTTTTGAATTTCGTGAAAGAGTAGTTAGAACGGAGAAACTTCTTCATGATTTGGTGAAGGAGCTTGATAATGAAAAGTTACAACAGGAAGGAGCTTTAAATGTTATGTCCATGGATCCTAATGGATTAATTATGATACCAGAGCATCATCTCATTGGGCACCAAATACAAAATGTACAGATGGATTTGTCACAGTTGAATCAAAGGAATACTCTTGTGGTTAATCATGGCCTTATTTTAA CTCAATCTCATCAATCTGATGTGGATTTGGATCCAGGCAGTCAAAGTTTAGCCAGTTTAGACTTGAACCATCATGATTTCACCTCCCAAGACTTATCCAACCATAGTCTACAAGCCCAAGAAGCAATGTTATTAAATAGTGCCAATACTCATGATCTTCATGATGCTCaatttacagaagagaatttaGATATTATAcatcaacagaatattttacaCCAGCAAAACCAAATATTACACGATCAGTATAGGCTTCCACATGAACTAGAAGTAGACAATTTAACTTTAGAGGAATTATCCCACAGTGATGCTGTGCATCAAATGCAAACG gagaaTAAAGGGATCAGTCATCAGCTCAGTTATTCTCAAACTAGCAATATACAAGTTGCCTGTGATTCTCAAACTAGCAATATACATGTGGCCTGTGATTCTTCATCCAATGACAATATCAAAATGGAATCTCATAGTCACCACGAAGATAGCAATAATGCGGACAATCACCTTCTCATCGACAATGATAGGCTTAGGAACAATGAAGATAAA ATTTATCTCCTTCAAGAACATAATGATTTATTAGATAGGATAAATGCAAATACTGCAGAGAATATCTTTTGCAGTGTATGCGGTTCTGAATTCTCAAGTAAAGAGTCTTTCGAAGAGCATTATACCTCTCATTTCAATAAATGCCCAGTTTGTTATATAGTGTTCACAAGTGAAGAAATATTGAACGTTCACATAAAGCAATCCCATGAAACTCCAACTAACAAAGTACAGGAATCTTTGCCACCAGAAGAAATAAAA CCAATCCGAACAAGATTAAAGAGAGCCCTCAAACCAGCAAATGGAGCTAGTGAAAGTAGTGACGAGaataatgatgatgatgatgatggagATGACATAGATGCTGGACGATTAAACCAAgcagaagaagtgaaaaatgaaattaaagacgAGACTAAACCAAACGATGGAGGAAATAACAAGCCTCAACAAAGAAAGAAGTGGACACCAAAG GTTTGCAAAGAGTGTGGTAAAGTGTATACAACAAATTACAAATTGAATGAACACATGAGGAAACATACTGGCGAGAAACCGTACAAGTGTGGTTCGTGTGAAAAAAGTTTCAGATCAAAAATAGGACTTGCACAACATGAGGCAAAACATACAG gacaatatgaattttcatgcCCGACCTGTGGAAAAGGTTTTCAATGTAGAAGTTATCTAATGGTACATCAAAGGGTTCACTCTGATATTAAGCCATGGCCTTGTTCTACATGTGGGGCTAATTTCAAGACCAAACAGTCACTATTAGATCATACAAATCGCCATTTAGGAGTAAAACCTTTCATTTGTGATGTTTGTGGGAGAGGTTTTATTACGAAAG GTTTATGCAAGGCCCATCAGAAAATCCACAATGGTTTGGACAACCGAAAATATTCCTGTAAAATTTGTAATAAAATGTTTGTCTCGAAAAGTTATCTGCAAACCCATTTAAAAATTCATACTGGAGAGAAGCCGTATTCTTGCGAG GTATGTAATAAAGGTTTCTTGACAAGAgtggatttgaaaattcattCCACGTTACATACAGGAGAAAAAGCTTATGTTTGTGAGATCTGTGGAAAAGCTTTTGCAAGAAGAGATGCCCTTAGGTGCCATAGAAGATCACATACTGGAGAAAGACCTTATAG CTGTGATATATGCGGTCAAACATTCACTCAGTTCACTCCGATGGCCATCCACAAGAGGTTGCACACAGGTGAAAGACCTTACACGTGTGAAGTTTGCAAAAAGACTTTTGTCTCCAAATCGACTATGATGTCCCATGCCAAAAAACAtgtaacttga
- the LOC123672546 gene encoding MICOS complex subunit MIC19, which produces MGGNTSRTRKITIENDNAANVIKVSDDVVERLKGKQKQVRSQEPEDSTLSASNNVSILGVPLFLQEPSLTSLQIRQQKLEELKKNDEYWENRIKNLEDCHRKINDIMEDEYKKTLDNKKVPLKDTKEISKLLPPCHEVQLEVIACYKQNAKNPMNCSNIVQAFQDCVDEKRTDIMAGRC; this is translated from the exons ATGGGTGGAAATACTAGTAGAACAAGAAAGATAACAATAGAAAATGATAATGCAGCTAATGTTATAAAAGTATCTGATGATGTTGTCGAACGCCTTAAAGGAAAGCAGA AACAGGTAAGAAGCCAAGAGCCAGAAGATTCAACATTATCCGCATCAAATAACGTTTCGATTCTTGGAGTTCCTTTATTTCTACAAGAACCTAGTCTAACCTCACTTCAAATTCGACAGCAAAAATTggaagaattgaagaaaaatgatgaatattgggagaatagaataaaaaatttggaAGATTGTCATAGGAAAATAAACGATATTATGGAAGATGAATACAAGAAGACG TTGGATAACAAGAAGGTACCATTGAAGGATACAAAAGAAATCTCTAAACTTTTACCCCCATGCCATGAGGTGCAACTGGAAGTTATAGCCTGTTATAAGCAGAATGCGAAGAATCCAATGAACTGTTCAAATATAGTGCAAGCTTTTCAAGATTGTGTAGATGAGAAGAGGACTGATATAATGGCAGGAAGATGTTGA